From a region of the Synechococcus sp. RS9916 genome:
- a CDS encoding ABC transporter ATP-binding protein encodes MLKQSEAGFRRLLPLLRPHLRQLSLGLVCMLVYVGSFLLLLNLAGDLFPALGSKDLSRVLALIGQGVLIFAVQKLAQFGQDSLLAGPALQVSKTLRSDLFSRLQTVELGALEKLSAGDLTYRLTEDADRVSEVLYKSVHDTLPSVLQLIAVLGYMLWLDWKLTASILLLAPLIIWLISLFGAKVMAATERSQTKVSELAGLLGEAIEGLPLVRAFAAEPWLQGRFEDEIDQHRKARHRTYSLVALQHPVVGMIEVVGLFSVLGLAAWRIQSNDLSIAGLSSYLTGLVVLIDPIAHVTNNFNEFQQGQASLRRLRQIEREPQEASDPSPSIPIGRPQGHLQLQQVNFAYDNGKPVLHNIDLSIAAGQVVALVGPSGAGKSTLFSLLLRFNTAQSGEILLDGNNLSQVKARELRQQMALVPQRTTVFSGSIAEAIRFGRPASQSQLMEAARLANAHDFIMGLPKGYDTQLEERGTNVSGGQLQRIAIARAVLGNPAVLLLDEATSALDAEAEAAVQVGLRQAMQGRTVLVIAHRLATVQEADLIVVLDKGRISEQGSHDQLMTSNGRYRELCERQLIRMNAPTNV; translated from the coding sequence ATGCTGAAACAGTCCGAAGCAGGCTTCCGCAGACTGCTGCCGCTGCTGCGTCCCCATCTGCGCCAGTTGAGCCTGGGGCTTGTCTGCATGCTGGTTTATGTGGGCAGCTTCCTACTGCTGCTCAATCTTGCGGGTGATCTGTTTCCCGCCCTGGGATCGAAAGACCTCAGCCGCGTCCTTGCCCTGATCGGCCAAGGCGTCTTGATTTTTGCTGTGCAGAAACTGGCCCAATTTGGGCAGGATTCCCTCCTGGCTGGACCAGCGCTGCAAGTGAGCAAAACGCTGCGAAGCGATTTGTTCAGCCGTCTCCAAACCGTGGAACTGGGAGCCCTGGAAAAACTGTCGGCCGGTGACCTCACCTACCGACTGACGGAAGACGCGGATCGTGTCAGCGAAGTTCTCTACAAGTCCGTTCATGACACCCTTCCCAGTGTTCTTCAGCTGATCGCCGTCCTCGGCTACATGCTTTGGCTCGATTGGAAGCTGACAGCGTCGATCTTGCTGTTGGCACCGCTGATCATCTGGCTGATCAGCCTGTTCGGAGCCAAGGTGATGGCCGCCACCGAACGCAGCCAGACAAAGGTGAGCGAATTGGCAGGCCTACTTGGAGAAGCAATCGAAGGATTGCCTCTGGTGCGTGCCTTTGCCGCTGAACCCTGGCTGCAAGGTCGATTTGAAGACGAAATCGATCAACACCGCAAGGCGCGCCACCGCACTTACAGCCTCGTCGCCCTGCAGCATCCCGTGGTCGGGATGATTGAGGTGGTCGGCCTTTTTTCAGTGCTTGGACTTGCCGCATGGCGGATCCAAAGCAATGACCTCAGCATCGCTGGCCTCAGCAGCTACCTCACAGGCCTGGTGGTGCTGATCGACCCCATTGCCCACGTCACCAACAATTTCAACGAGTTTCAACAGGGACAAGCGTCCCTGCGCAGATTGCGGCAGATCGAGAGGGAGCCCCAAGAAGCCTCTGATCCATCGCCATCGATCCCCATTGGCCGTCCCCAAGGACACCTTCAGCTGCAACAAGTCAATTTCGCCTACGACAACGGCAAGCCTGTTCTCCACAACATCGATCTCTCCATCGCTGCAGGACAAGTGGTGGCTCTGGTGGGTCCATCCGGTGCAGGCAAAAGCACCTTGTTCTCCTTGCTACTGCGCTTCAACACCGCCCAATCCGGCGAAATTCTTCTCGATGGAAACAATCTGTCTCAGGTGAAGGCCAGGGAACTACGCCAACAAATGGCGCTCGTTCCCCAACGCACCACTGTTTTTTCAGGCAGCATCGCCGAGGCCATCCGCTTTGGACGACCCGCCAGTCAAAGCCAGCTGATGGAGGCCGCCCGTCTGGCCAATGCCCATGACTTCATCATGGGGCTGCCAAAGGGGTATGACACCCAGCTGGAGGAACGCGGCACCAACGTGTCCGGCGGTCAGCTCCAACGCATCGCCATCGCCCGCGCTGTGTTGGGAAATCCTGCGGTGCTTCTTCTCGATGAAGCGACCAGCGCCCTCGATGCTGAGGCCGAGGCTGCAGTCCAGGTCGGCCTAAGACAAGCCATGCAAGGACGCACGGTATTGGTGATTGCCCATCGTCTTGCGACTGTGCAGGAAGCCGATCTGATTGTGGTGCTCGATAAGGGCAGGATCAGCGAACAGGGCAGCCACGATCAACTGATGACCAGCAATGGGCGCTACCGCGAACTGTGTGAGCGACAACTGATCCGCATGAATGCTCCAACGAACGTCTAA
- a CDS encoding DUF6447 family protein: protein MTSSVPSQEQNPVLTFEGKRYDLNALPEELKELVRGMQVADAQLRMHEDTLKVLAVGRQSMAMQLNERLKDVTPLGDAA, encoded by the coding sequence ATGACCAGCTCCGTGCCTTCCCAGGAACAGAACCCTGTGCTCACCTTTGAGGGCAAGCGCTATGACCTCAATGCATTGCCTGAGGAGCTCAAGGAGTTAGTGCGGGGCATGCAAGTGGCTGATGCCCAGCTGCGCATGCACGAAGACACCCTCAAGGTGCTGGCTGTTGGTCGTCAGTCGATGGCGATGCAGCTGAACGAACGGCTTAAGGATGTCACACCTCTGGGTGATGCCGCCTGA
- a CDS encoding sodium:alanine symporter family protein, with protein MDKLLTDVNDFLWGQPTLWLIGLTGVYLMVGLKFQPLLRIGFGFRQAFASIRDSRGEGDVSAFKSLTTALAATIGTGNVAGVAGAIAVGGPGSIFWMWLIALVGMATKYAESLLAVHYREVDELGEHVGGPMYFIRNGLGSNWAWLGGVFAFFGALAGFGIGNGVQANAMAEALQSSFGVPPLVTGVVVAVITFAVLIGGIERIGRVTQVVVPVMALVYVIGALVILIAHIDQVPGAFGLIFSNAFTGQAAAGGTLGAVIQRGIARGVFSNESGLGTAPIAQAAAKPGDPVLQGSVAMIGTFIDTIIICSMTALVILISGLYSQPEYVAGAKTVSLTVDAFGAGIPGFNWVVVFGTVFFTLTTILGWGYYSERCLEYLAGVKAIRPFRLVWVAVVVFGAVASGGIVWTIAEILNALMVLPNLIGVLMLSPVVFQLTRSYDFSAARQSVQEP; from the coding sequence TTGGACAAACTGCTCACTGATGTCAATGACTTCCTGTGGGGACAACCCACTCTTTGGCTGATTGGATTAACGGGTGTTTATCTGATGGTGGGGCTGAAGTTTCAGCCCCTACTCAGAATTGGTTTTGGTTTTCGTCAAGCGTTCGCCTCGATCCGCGACAGTCGGGGTGAAGGTGATGTGAGTGCTTTCAAGAGCCTCACGACTGCCTTGGCGGCCACCATCGGCACCGGCAATGTTGCCGGTGTGGCCGGGGCAATTGCCGTCGGTGGTCCTGGATCGATTTTTTGGATGTGGTTGATTGCCCTCGTGGGCATGGCGACCAAATACGCGGAGTCGTTGTTAGCCGTTCATTACCGCGAAGTGGATGAGCTGGGTGAGCACGTTGGCGGCCCCATGTATTTCATTCGCAATGGTCTTGGCTCCAACTGGGCATGGTTGGGTGGCGTTTTTGCGTTTTTTGGAGCGTTAGCCGGCTTCGGTATCGGTAATGGTGTGCAAGCGAATGCCATGGCCGAAGCGCTTCAGAGCTCCTTTGGTGTTCCTCCCCTCGTCACAGGCGTGGTCGTTGCAGTGATCACGTTTGCGGTGTTGATCGGTGGTATTGAGAGGATCGGCCGCGTCACCCAGGTGGTGGTGCCTGTGATGGCTCTGGTCTATGTGATTGGGGCGTTGGTGATCTTGATCGCTCATATCGATCAGGTTCCAGGCGCATTTGGGTTGATTTTTTCCAATGCGTTCACCGGTCAGGCTGCTGCTGGCGGCACTCTCGGAGCGGTTATTCAGCGCGGTATAGCCCGGGGTGTGTTTTCGAATGAATCAGGTTTGGGCACTGCACCCATTGCTCAAGCTGCGGCTAAGCCGGGTGACCCTGTGCTGCAGGGTTCTGTTGCCATGATTGGTACCTTCATCGATACGATCATCATATGTTCGATGACCGCCCTGGTGATTCTCATCAGTGGCTTGTATTCTCAGCCGGAGTATGTGGCTGGTGCAAAAACAGTTTCTTTGACTGTTGATGCTTTTGGAGCTGGGATCCCTGGTTTCAACTGGGTGGTTGTGTTCGGTACCGTTTTCTTCACGCTGACGACCATTCTTGGATGGGGCTACTACAGCGAACGTTGCCTTGAGTACCTCGCCGGCGTGAAAGCGATTCGACCCTTCCGGCTTGTTTGGGTTGCTGTGGTGGTGTTCGGTGCTGTTGCCTCAGGCGGAATCGTTTGGACTATTGCAGAGATTCTCAATGCCCTAATGGTGCTCCCTAACTTGATTGGCGTGCTGATGCTCTCTCCCGTGGTCTTCCAGTTGACCCGTTCCTACGATTTCTCAGCAGCGCGTCAGAGCGTGCAGGAACCTTGA
- a CDS encoding DUF3386 domain-containing protein, which yields MTQALSTATAPGTDCRAAFRAAYENRYTWDPGFSGYQGRCVWIQGDRRVEGTFTVGSDLKASVAGIDDPEVEKAIASQLWEVAIHRVRRSFDQVHGENTFTAGETTDEGLEVIIGGKGAGDRYRIKNDVVTMVHRHIHGTVVTIHTGSTTDTGAGYLSKTYSSQYSDPASGEAKGGASSFEDQFSPLGEGGPWVLSSRRVRTEASAGSEASEQTFLFEDLQPLG from the coding sequence GTGACCCAGGCCCTCAGCACCGCAACTGCTCCCGGTACCGATTGTCGTGCCGCATTCCGAGCTGCTTACGAAAACCGCTACACCTGGGATCCCGGCTTCAGTGGTTACCAGGGGCGCTGTGTCTGGATCCAGGGCGACCGTCGCGTCGAAGGCACCTTCACCGTGGGCTCGGATCTGAAGGCTTCAGTCGCCGGTATTGATGACCCCGAGGTGGAGAAAGCCATTGCCTCTCAGCTTTGGGAGGTCGCCATTCATCGCGTGCGTCGCAGTTTTGATCAGGTCCACGGCGAGAACACCTTTACGGCCGGCGAAACCACGGACGAAGGTCTCGAGGTGATCATTGGCGGTAAAGGCGCAGGTGACCGCTACCGCATCAAGAACGATGTGGTCACGATGGTTCACCGTCATATCCACGGCACAGTGGTGACCATTCACACTGGTTCCACCACCGATACCGGAGCCGGCTACCTCAGCAAGACCTACTCCAGTCAGTATTCCGATCCCGCCTCAGGTGAGGCCAAGGGTGGTGCCAGCTCCTTTGAGGATCAATTCTCCCCGCTGGGTGAGGGTGGTCCTTGGGTGTTGTCGTCTCGGCGCGTAAGGACCGAAGCTTCCGCTGGTTCTGAAGCTTCCGAGCAGACGTTTCTGTTTGAAGACTTACAGCCCCTGGGTTAA
- the carB gene encoding carbamoyl-phosphate synthase large subunit, producing MPRRSDLRRILLLGSGPIVIGQACEFDYSGTQACKALRADGFEVVLVNSNPASIMTDPELADRTYIEPLTPEVVTRVIEQERPDALLPTMGGQTALNLAVALAENGTLERYGVELIGADLPAIQKAEDRQLFKQAMERIGVKVCPSGIASSMEEAEAVGAAIGTFPRIIRPAFTLGGSGGGIAYNPEEYAAICKSGLEASPVSQILIEQSLLGWKEFELEVMRDQVDNVVIVCSIENLDPMGVHTGDSITVAPAQTLTDREYQRLRDQSIAIIREIGVATGGSNIQFAINPDDGDVVVIEMNPRVSRSSALASKATGFPIAKIAARLAVGYTLDEILNDITGKTPACFEPTIDYVVTKIPRFAFEKFRGSPAVLTTAMKSVGEAMAIGRCFEESFQKALRSLETGLSGWGCDRPDVSMPAAELERSLRTPSPDRILAVRAAMVEGRTDAEIHALSRIDPWFLAKLRTLINAEASLLKGRSLEQLDADVLLQLKQLGYSDRQIAWATGSDELSVRQHRQQQGIAPVFKTVDTCAAEFASTTPYHYSTYERPVRRLTGAGALEALPMASEVQPEDRRKVMILGGGPNRIGQGIEFDYCCCHASFSAQDGGYATVMVNSNPETVSTDYDTSDRLYFEPLTLEDVLNVIEAERPEGVIVQFGGQTPLKLALPLLDWLSSDAGRSTGTRILGTSPESIDRAEDREQFEAILRELEIRQPRNGLARSEEEARSVAERVGYPVVVRPSYVLGGRAMEVVFDEQELNRYMVEAVQVEPDHPVLIDQYLENAVEVDVDALCDRENTVLVGGLMEHIEPAGIHSGDSACCLPAVSLGEQALGLIRRWTEALAVALKVQGLINLQFAVQRDASGEEIVYIIEANPRASRTVPFVAKATGVPLARIATRLMTGETLAEVGLTDEPKPPLQAVKEAVLPFRRFPGADSVLGPEMRSTGEVMGSAQDFGMAYAKAELAAGDALPTSGRVFLSTHDRDKQALVPVARRLIELGFELTATSGTAAVLTEAGLEVSSVLKVHEGRPNIEDLIRSGGIQLAINTPIGRQAAHDDRYIRRAALDYSVPTVTTLAGACAAVEAIAALQAESLTIHALQDVHRHGVSH from the coding sequence ATGCCCCGGCGGTCTGATCTTCGTCGCATCCTTCTGCTGGGTTCAGGTCCGATCGTGATTGGTCAGGCCTGCGAATTTGATTATTCGGGAACGCAGGCCTGCAAAGCGCTTCGTGCCGATGGTTTCGAGGTTGTGTTGGTGAATTCCAACCCGGCTTCGATCATGACGGATCCGGAATTGGCGGATCGCACCTACATCGAGCCCCTCACCCCAGAGGTTGTGACGCGGGTGATCGAACAGGAGCGCCCCGACGCGCTGTTGCCGACGATGGGGGGGCAGACAGCGCTGAACTTGGCTGTGGCGCTTGCGGAAAACGGCACGCTCGAACGGTACGGCGTTGAGCTGATCGGTGCTGATCTGCCGGCGATTCAGAAGGCGGAAGACCGCCAGCTGTTTAAACAGGCGATGGAGCGGATCGGGGTCAAGGTCTGCCCTTCCGGAATCGCCTCCAGCATGGAAGAAGCGGAAGCCGTTGGTGCCGCGATTGGCACCTTCCCTCGCATCATTCGACCTGCCTTCACCCTTGGCGGGAGCGGGGGTGGTATCGCTTACAACCCTGAGGAATACGCGGCGATCTGCAAAAGCGGGCTCGAGGCCAGCCCCGTCTCCCAGATTCTGATCGAACAGTCGTTACTGGGCTGGAAGGAATTTGAACTGGAGGTGATGCGCGATCAGGTCGACAACGTCGTGATCGTCTGCAGCATCGAGAACCTTGACCCGATGGGTGTCCACACCGGTGATTCGATCACCGTGGCCCCTGCTCAGACCCTCACAGACAGGGAATATCAGCGCCTGCGTGATCAATCGATCGCCATCATCCGTGAGATCGGCGTGGCGACGGGCGGCAGCAACATCCAATTCGCCATCAATCCGGACGATGGCGATGTGGTGGTGATCGAAATGAATCCCCGGGTCAGCCGCTCATCGGCCCTGGCCAGTAAAGCCACCGGTTTTCCAATCGCCAAAATCGCCGCAAGGCTTGCCGTTGGCTATACCCTCGACGAAATTCTCAACGACATCACAGGCAAGACTCCGGCCTGCTTCGAGCCCACGATCGATTACGTGGTCACGAAGATTCCTCGCTTCGCCTTTGAAAAGTTCCGGGGATCCCCGGCTGTGCTGACCACCGCCATGAAATCGGTGGGTGAAGCGATGGCCATTGGTCGTTGCTTTGAAGAGTCATTCCAAAAGGCGTTGCGCTCTCTTGAAACCGGTCTGTCCGGATGGGGCTGCGATCGGCCTGACGTTTCAATGCCAGCAGCTGAGTTGGAGCGCAGTCTTCGCACTCCTTCCCCTGACCGGATCCTGGCGGTGCGGGCCGCCATGGTCGAAGGCCGTACCGATGCGGAGATTCATGCCCTCAGTCGCATCGACCCCTGGTTCCTCGCCAAGCTCCGCACCTTGATCAACGCCGAGGCTTCGCTGCTGAAGGGCCGCAGCCTGGAGCAGCTTGATGCCGATGTCTTGCTGCAGCTCAAGCAGCTGGGCTATTCCGACCGTCAGATCGCCTGGGCGACTGGCAGTGATGAGCTGAGCGTGCGGCAGCATCGCCAGCAGCAGGGAATTGCACCGGTGTTCAAAACCGTCGACACCTGTGCTGCGGAGTTTGCTTCCACCACGCCCTATCACTATTCGACCTATGAGCGTCCGGTCCGCAGGCTCACTGGCGCAGGCGCTCTGGAGGCTCTCCCTATGGCGTCCGAAGTGCAGCCGGAAGATCGCCGCAAGGTGATGATTTTGGGAGGTGGGCCCAACCGTATCGGTCAGGGTATCGAGTTCGACTATTGCTGTTGCCATGCCTCGTTCTCGGCTCAGGACGGCGGTTACGCCACCGTGATGGTCAACAGCAATCCAGAAACGGTCTCGACTGACTACGACACCAGCGATCGTCTCTATTTCGAACCCCTCACGCTCGAGGATGTGCTCAATGTGATTGAAGCGGAGCGTCCGGAAGGGGTGATCGTGCAGTTCGGTGGGCAAACCCCGCTGAAGCTTGCCTTGCCCTTGTTGGATTGGCTCAGCAGCGATGCAGGGCGCAGCACCGGAACGCGGATTCTGGGCACCTCTCCGGAATCCATCGACCGGGCTGAAGACCGCGAGCAGTTTGAGGCGATCCTGCGGGAACTCGAGATTCGTCAACCGCGCAACGGCTTAGCCCGTAGCGAGGAAGAAGCGCGATCAGTGGCCGAACGCGTGGGCTATCCGGTCGTGGTGCGTCCCTCCTATGTGCTCGGTGGACGCGCGATGGAAGTGGTGTTCGACGAACAGGAATTGAATCGCTACATGGTTGAAGCGGTTCAAGTGGAACCCGATCATCCGGTGCTGATTGATCAATATCTCGAGAACGCCGTCGAGGTTGATGTTGATGCCCTGTGTGATCGCGAAAACACAGTTCTTGTGGGCGGTTTGATGGAACACATCGAACCTGCCGGTATCCATTCGGGTGATTCGGCCTGTTGTTTGCCTGCCGTGTCTCTGGGCGAGCAAGCTCTCGGGCTGATCCGTCGTTGGACTGAGGCCCTGGCGGTGGCCTTGAAAGTGCAGGGTTTGATCAACCTCCAGTTCGCTGTTCAGCGCGATGCTTCTGGAGAAGAGATCGTCTACATCATCGAAGCGAACCCCCGTGCGTCTCGCACGGTGCCGTTTGTGGCCAAGGCGACCGGAGTTCCCCTGGCGCGCATCGCCACACGTTTGATGACAGGAGAAACCCTGGCGGAGGTTGGCCTCACCGACGAGCCCAAGCCTCCACTTCAAGCGGTGAAAGAGGCGGTGCTTCCGTTCCGCCGCTTCCCTGGTGCTGACTCCGTGCTCGGCCCCGAGATGCGATCGACCGGGGAGGTGATGGGATCTGCCCAAGATTTCGGCATGGCTTACGCCAAAGCCGAGTTGGCTGCGGGCGATGCACTACCCACCTCCGGACGGGTGTTCCTGTCCACCCATGACCGCGACAAGCAGGCCCTCGTGCCGGTTGCGCGCCGTTTAATCGAACTGGGATTTGAACTCACGGCCACGTCCGGCACCGCAGCAGTGCTGACTGAGGCAGGTCTGGAGGTCAGTTCTGTGCTGAAGGTGCATGAAGGACGTCCAAACATCGAGGATTTAATTCGCTCTGGAGGGATCCAGTTGGCGATTAACACCCCGATCGGGCGTCAAGCCGCTCACGACGATCGCTACATCCGGCGCGCTGCCCTCGATTACTCCGTTCCGACGGTCACGACCCTGGCCGGTGCCTGTGCTGCAGTCGAGGCAATCGCGGCGCTTCAGGCCGAAAGTCTCACCATCCACGCGTTGCAGGACGTTCATCGGCATGGCGTTAGCCATTAA
- a CDS encoding DUF3318 domain-containing protein, translating into MSELQRLKGLLPPEMQSWVFVEAAAAVEPPLITLEEIGRDEVEIQVDLDQWDSLALDHRNLLFWHEVGRVQNDTIPRDGWEMAALAIGLGGAIGELWVQDGLLLMMALGLSGFAGYRLYLKNNSEKRLQDAIAADERAIDLACRFGYSVPNAYKSLGGALKELVEQTRKKKKRSFYEDRLEALRKSANKARAEMAQQQGSRESVTSENVYG; encoded by the coding sequence ATGAGCGAGCTCCAGCGCCTAAAGGGGCTGCTGCCACCGGAAATGCAGAGCTGGGTGTTCGTGGAGGCTGCAGCTGCGGTGGAACCACCTCTGATCACCCTGGAAGAGATTGGCCGAGATGAGGTGGAGATTCAGGTGGATCTCGACCAATGGGACAGCCTCGCGCTTGATCACCGCAACCTGCTCTTCTGGCACGAGGTGGGCCGGGTCCAGAACGACACCATTCCCCGCGATGGCTGGGAAATGGCAGCCCTGGCCATTGGCCTCGGAGGCGCCATCGGCGAACTCTGGGTTCAAGACGGCTTGCTGCTGATGATGGCCCTTGGTTTGTCAGGCTTCGCCGGTTATCGGCTGTACCTCAAAAACAACTCCGAGAAACGGTTGCAGGACGCCATCGCCGCTGACGAGCGGGCCATTGATCTGGCTTGTCGCTTCGGCTACAGCGTTCCCAACGCTTACAAAAGCCTGGGTGGTGCCTTGAAGGAGCTGGTCGAACAGACCCGAAAGAAGAAGAAACGGAGCTTCTACGAAGATCGTTTGGAAGCGCTGCGCAAGAGCGCCAACAAAGCCAGGGCTGAAATGGCCCAACAGCAGGGATCACGAGAGTCCGTCACCAGCGAGAACGTTTATGGCTGA
- the rsfS gene encoding ribosome silencing factor, translating into MAEAQFQDLDSQKLAELAADACDDRKATGIELIRVDEVSSLADWMVIAGGHTDVQVRAIARSVEDRLEEVTGRLPLRKEGVNEGCWALLDYGEVIVHILQPSERSYYDLEAFWGHGERRTFVASELDQGL; encoded by the coding sequence ATGGCTGAGGCCCAGTTTCAAGATCTCGACAGTCAGAAGCTGGCGGAACTCGCCGCAGACGCCTGCGACGACCGCAAAGCCACCGGCATTGAGCTGATTCGCGTCGACGAAGTCTCGAGCCTGGCGGATTGGATGGTGATTGCCGGCGGTCACACCGACGTTCAGGTGCGTGCCATCGCCCGTTCCGTCGAAGATCGACTCGAGGAGGTCACAGGCCGTCTTCCTCTGCGCAAGGAGGGTGTTAACGAAGGATGCTGGGCCCTGCTGGATTACGGCGAGGTCATCGTGCACATCCTTCAGCCCAGCGAACGCAGCTACTACGACCTCGAGGCGTTCTGGGGTCACGGTGAACGTCGAACCTTCGTAGCGTCGGAGCTTGATCAGGGACTCTGA
- a CDS encoding CGLD27 family protein: MASMSPCPVPPEQRPQEEFQQLCTSWFFTWPTESQQGLDKALLISWFGILPLTVLVASGSWTLRNDPPRLLAAGAVAAFVLPMLLLVRQWLGWSYVHKRLLAEQVEYEESGWYDGQVWEKPLAWRERDMLMARHEVRPILGRLARAMAWTAGLMLVGGSLCQAL; this comes from the coding sequence ATGGCCAGCATGAGCCCCTGCCCCGTCCCTCCTGAACAACGTCCTCAGGAGGAATTTCAGCAGCTCTGTACGTCGTGGTTTTTCACCTGGCCCACTGAATCCCAACAGGGCCTGGATAAAGCCCTCCTGATCAGCTGGTTCGGCATTCTTCCTCTCACCGTGCTAGTCGCCAGTGGGAGCTGGACGTTGCGCAACGATCCGCCGCGACTTCTTGCGGCAGGAGCAGTGGCGGCTTTTGTGCTCCCCATGTTGTTGCTGGTGCGCCAGTGGTTGGGGTGGAGTTACGTGCACAAGCGCTTGTTGGCCGAACAAGTGGAATACGAGGAATCCGGTTGGTACGACGGCCAGGTGTGGGAAAAGCCCTTGGCATGGCGTGAGCGAGACATGTTGATGGCCCGCCACGAGGTGCGTCCGATCCTTGGCCGACTCGCGCGGGCGATGGCCTGGACCGCCGGCCTGATGCTGGTGGGGGGCAGCCTCTGTCAGGCTCTTTGA
- a CDS encoding asparaginase, producing MALPSSLGGGSSTALPPLEVRLKRSGCVESVHRVHAVVCDQRGRILMRAGQANYETFIRSALKPFQALPFLSSGAAAKVDCGDRGIAISCASHAGTPGHAREAFKILWNAELEADQLQCPVPAGASSPLEHNCSGKHAAFLATCKKMAWPTDTYLQGDHPVQQEVNRRVAELLGLPADELIAARDDCGAPTLRLQLAQMALLYAHLGASTQAELEQISRAMLAHPHLVAGEGKFDTELMRRAHGQVLSKGGAEGIQCLSRIGDGLGVAIKVEDGSRRAKQAVALHLLRQLDWLTPSGLEELEEQVLLLNPGVQLEVHGALRD from the coding sequence ATGGCCCTCCCCTCCAGCCTCGGTGGTGGTTCCTCAACAGCCCTTCCCCCGTTAGAGGTCCGGCTCAAACGCAGTGGATGCGTCGAATCAGTCCATCGCGTGCATGCGGTCGTCTGTGACCAGCGCGGACGCATCCTGATGCGGGCCGGTCAGGCCAACTACGAGACCTTCATTCGTTCAGCGCTGAAGCCCTTTCAAGCGCTTCCCTTTCTCAGCAGTGGGGCGGCAGCCAAGGTTGATTGCGGCGATCGTGGCATCGCCATCAGCTGTGCCTCCCATGCAGGCACCCCTGGCCATGCCCGCGAGGCCTTCAAGATCCTCTGGAACGCCGAACTGGAGGCGGATCAACTGCAATGCCCAGTACCAGCAGGCGCCAGCAGCCCTCTGGAGCACAACTGCTCGGGAAAGCACGCCGCCTTCCTTGCCACCTGCAAAAAAATGGCCTGGCCAACGGACACCTACCTGCAGGGGGATCACCCCGTTCAGCAGGAAGTGAATCGCCGGGTTGCCGAACTGCTGGGCCTGCCTGCCGACGAACTCATTGCCGCACGCGATGACTGCGGTGCGCCAACCCTGCGTCTTCAGTTGGCCCAGATGGCTTTGCTCTATGCCCATCTCGGGGCCTCGACCCAGGCCGAACTCGAGCAGATCAGTCGGGCCATGCTGGCTCACCCCCACCTGGTCGCAGGCGAAGGAAAATTCGACACCGAGCTGATGCGACGAGCCCATGGCCAGGTGCTCAGCAAAGGCGGCGCGGAAGGCATTCAATGCCTCAGCAGGATCGGAGATGGCTTGGGGGTCGCGATCAAGGTTGAGGACGGCTCCCGCCGTGCCAAACAGGCCGTGGCTCTGCACCTGCTCCGTCAACTCGACTGGCTCACCCCATCTGGCCTCGAAGAATTGGAGGAACAGGTGCTCCTGCTCAACCCGGGCGTGCAGCTGGAGGTGCATGGAGCGCTGCGCGATTGA